The Primulina tabacum isolate GXHZ01 chromosome 10, ASM2559414v2, whole genome shotgun sequence region CCCCATTCTCCAACCCTAGCAAAACTGGATAATTTCTAATTTGTGTTATGCTGTCTTATTATATTTATGGAAATGTTTGCGTCCTTGTAGCCGATTCCTTGTCCGTGGAGTCTCTGTTGGAGCTCTTGGATGAGGATAGCTTGCGAAAAGATGCCGCTCTTCCTTCTCCAGAATGGTCTTCTGATCACATAGCGCTCTTGGCTGAGTTTCGTTGTAAGCCTAGGACTAGACGCTAACGATAGGTAAGCCGTTCAACATCGTACTTAAATTTCTTTTAGATTCACAGTGTTCTCTGATATTATTtcccgattttttttaaaagattgaTTTGGGGCTCCAATTTCAGTACATTATAAAGCACTCTGATTATACCATATATTTTTCTCACCGAACTGATCCTGAATGGTTCGGTTGCAAATCACGAATTACACTATTTTGGTTATTCTctttggacattgtttgcttcgtAATTGGTAGAGATTGAACACGGTCATGCAAATGGGACACGAATTACACACTATTTTGGTTATTCTCTTTGGACATGTTTGGTTCGTAGTTGGTAGAGATTGAACACGGCCATGCAATTGGGACAGAAGTAGTGATTCTCCATCAGTACAAGCCCGCGGGTGATATATAATAACACCTCTAGACTCATAGAGGAAATTCATACGCAGTCTGTTAATCTTGTTAGTGATTGAACACGCCCATGTTTGTTGATCCAACGCAATCTCTTAATCTtgtcatgccaagagtttctaCTCTAAGAATTGGATATGTAATGATTGGTGTGCTTGCTTTGCCTCATGCAGGTCTGGCTGAagataaatttgaaagtttgtaGCGGGAAGAAAAGTGAATTTAATGTTTAGATTGTTCTCATCTTTAATTTTCTAGGTTTATCCCTTTGTGGGATTTGTAGTTATGAGAGTCACTTGTATCATGCCACCTTTGTCTcatagaaaatatttatgataatcCCATATTTAATATCTTATCTTTCCATCCTTTATAGAGATATGTTTACAGTGATTGGTTTTATTTGCAAGTGAACCAGGTTGTAATTTCTTCTCTGCTGGCAAcagtttttttaatgaaaaaataatcCGTGGTACTTTTTACCTGCACAGCGACCTTTTTCTCTCCTCCGAGTGTGGCTTAGCGTGGCTTATTCTTTGCTAGTCTCTCTGTGATTTGACAAAATAAAAAGAGTTGGTTCTTCAACATATGGTATGGTACCTGATAAAAATATATGGGAGCTTTTTCAATGCTATATAGGGAGAAATCCTGTGTGGCTGGATCTCTCGTGAAATATTTGTGGTCCACATGATCCGATGGAGGAAGAATTCTATATGAGAAGAATAACACCATTCGGATTAGTGCTAACCCTTACCTCGGAGCCATAATTACACGCTATCGTTGGTAATTTTGGTGCGAGAAAACAGTGATTGCCCCTCGAGTGTTTCGTCTTGTCTGCGTAAACTTAAGCCTCATATCCACCCATTATGGGATCGTGAATAAGGGGCCACGTTTATAGTAACTTTCGGTGATAGGAGTTGCATTTAGATTTGTAACGTCAAGACATCAAAGTTTTCTTTACATTTAAATTCAGTTTTGGATAACCGGTTGGAAATATACACAGCGGAAAGTTCATGTTTGCTTACATATCTCGTCTTCTAGTTTGGGGCAAAATTCGTACTTTATGTGCCTGATTTCTGGTTCAGATTTGGGATTAGTTTTTATGCACAAAAGATGGTACTCTCGATTTATAGGGGTGCttttagattttgatttattgtttgtGCATAGCATTATAACCACAGTTAAATCAGGCCAGCTCCATTGAGTGTTGCTATTATATTGTCGTCTCAGGTAATTAAATCTCagagtaaaatggtcattttcaagcaagaaattGACAGATGCTACAGTGACAGCCTAGCTATGGACCTTGAAGCACTTGAGTTTAGGAAACAAATGAATCAATTCCTCACGGCTACGTCTCTGCCAAGAAATACATACGCATGGTAAGAACATTGTGAACTATTGACAAATAGCTGCAATGCAACAATGAAAGATAATGCACCTTTATGCCGATGCATCCATTGACATCAAGTGTTGTTAATGTATTTGAGCAACATTTTGAAAGGGCCTCCAAGCTCTTATCTGTCACCCCAACTATCCCAAACAAGCTGCAATGCCAACCACATGTATTCAAATTCTAATATAGACAATAGATATATAAGCATGGAGAGGAAGAAGGAAGAGGGAGCCAGCAGGAATGGTCACATCCCTTCTCTTTACAATTTCCTTCAACTCTTAATTTCTAAGGACAATCAAATATTTCTGGTCCCCttccctcttttttttttcattctaGATCTGAAATACGTGTCTTTGAAAAAGTACCACAAAAAGTCACCTCTAAAGATACCCATGATACTGACAAGACTTGATCCTCCATGAGCATGGGTCAAGGATCAAAAGATAGTTGGAAACAAGAAATCAAGAATCGCCAAATCATGCAGTATCACTAGTTAATGGATAAAGCAGGAATTACTAGAATGGAAAAGACAGATGCATTGTTTCATTATCTAAAAACTCACCTcagaaattcaagaaatgtgcaTCCTTGTGCAATAGATATAACACCCTGATCGGTTATATGCACACACCTGTTCGTACGAAGTCAAGAATTCATCATGACTCATATTAGGTTACTTTCTTTTTATCTAAAAGACAAAAGACAGGCTCCAATACATCACATACCAGGTCAAATTGAGTGAAATCAAGCTCTTGCAGTTAGCTATGCAAGAAAGTCCTTCGTCAGACAGATTCTGACATGCAATAATAGAATCAGAATTGATTATGGTAAAATTGAGTAAATAATTAAGTGGACTACTAATCACACCTGAGCGCCACAGAGGTCTAAAAATTGAAGATGTATTAAAAGTGAAATCTTCTGGTATGCTACGTCTGTAAAACTGTACAAAGGTAAGATACAGTCCGAACGACCCCTTACTGTAAACCAGAAAAATTGCAAGAGGAAGTATGTAAATTATGTTCATTTACCTTGAAAGAGCGTATAGATTTAAGCTCTGAAGAGAGGAGCAGTTCAGCAATATCGTTCGCAAACCTCCATCAGTCAGCTTGGTGCATCTAAATATACAGAACAGAATAGTCAGGATGCAGTTCATAATATTTCCCGTTTGGACTGATTAGCCTGATATTTGGTTTTTGTGGGCATTAATTGTCAAAATAATTCTCAGTTCTAAACATGTATATGCATTGTTTGTCAACAGCTTAACACACAACTTGGTATTTTGGGAAGGGCTCATATAGGCATCTCACGCATAATCCTCGACAGAAAGGCAAGAACAACCATTCAAATTTTCTATGAAAGACGACTCCAAGAAAACAGGGAGAAAAGCTCAGAAACTCAGAGTAGGGGAAGACCCAGGATTTCATACAAGGGGTAAAAGAGTCTATAGGTTTGGAAGGGTGGACTTCAATTTTTAAGaacaattatataaaatttcaaattctttTTCCACTGAACCAGCCCTTCACTTggataatcataaaaatcatgcacttGCAACTTCTTCATTTATGGTATTAAAATATATGATCACCACAAAGATCATACCTCGTGATGTTCAATAAAAGCAACCCTTGATAATTTTTGGCAATCAATTTCAAACTTTCATCGGAGACATTCTGCGATTTGACACAACACCCGTAGTAAGATAATAATTTTAGACAAAAGGATCGGTAATCAGAAACATGTTCGGGCCAACAGGAACTTGCACTATACCTTACAGCCACTAAGGTTCAAATTCGTCACGAGTTTGCAATTCTTCATCAGGTTCTTAATTCCAAGATCTGAAACCCTGAAACCGAAACTTTATCTGAATTCTAAAGGTCTTGGTTTATGACTATTATTTCCAATATACTATTAGCAAGTACAACAATTGGGTATGTGTTATACAGAAATGCAAAGTACCTCACATTCCAGTAGATAGAGAAGTCCTTTAATTTTGGGCTATTGAATGTTATAAAATCTATACCCGCATCAGATATCTTTTGGCAACCGTTCAAATTAAGAACCTCTAAGTTTCCAACAGAATTTCTGCACTGCAAtgcaatgatatatgattaaaaaaaaatggtcAAAATCATGAACGAAAGAAAACTGAGAAGAAATTAACGagcaactatatttgaaaacttACCACGTTTTTAACAATTTCTAGATGCTTATCTTCAATATCCCTAGCAAACTCAAGTTTTATATGCTTCACATTCTGGTATCTTGACTGCAAAGCAACATAAAACAAGCCCTTTGTTAGACACCTTAACTATCAACGTGTCTCTTGCTACAATTTTTTTACCAATTATAAAGACAAGAGGGTCTGTCTATACACGAAATTGAGGTACTTTATTTCCCGTCATACTTATTCTGTTTCTAGTAGCTGGACAGTAAgtactttctttttttctttttactagAATATTTTCTCAAAAAACCATATTTTACCATAGAAGTTGCCAACGACATTAGAGAAGGAAGGGGGAGAAAATACTAACCAGAGAGAGAGCTGCCACTAGGCGATCCCCTGCCTTGTCCATCTCATGAAAATCAAGAACCTTAAACAGGGCcagaaatatattaaaaatatgctcATTGAAGACCAAAGAGCACAACCTTCAAacttaagttagaaaggaattAAGAGAAGGAATGATTTTACATAGTCTATATCTTGTTGTTGTGTAAATACACAATTACCAGCCAAACGGAAGAGTGCGAATTAATATGCAAAAAACAAGAGCACCTTCTATCCCATATAGCAAACAAAGGATCAAGTTTACAACTTTCAAGTTTGATTGGGAAAAATACACACTATGACAAGATCTTGACATACAAATATCTTGTGCGTTTACAGACACTTGTCAACCTAAAGGAGAAGTAGGAATTTGtgtaaaaataaattgaaaacaaaaaattcaaaacccgTAATACTAAACAGAGAATGCCGTATAAAAAAGCTCACAATTTTCGATCTTTAATTGGCAAAATACTGAGAAAAAGGAAGCTTTACAAGCACTATTGCATTGGCCCACAAACACACAAAAATTACCTGCCAAAGGGAAGGGTGAGAAATTAGATTTCCATGAATCCAAGGGCTGACAAGCAAAAGGGAAATTAGGTCTCTCTGAGGAAGTCTGGTGCAGACAATCTTCATCACCGTTGGCACAGTTTCTCTATTCCACACCTCCATCGTTGCAGTTTCTTTGTCCACTTCCATTCTTGGTTTCCTTTCTAAGTTTTGTTAGCTTAAACTGAAAACGGCACCCTTACGATTGATTCCATGAGGCTCACTCACTTTTGAGGCAGATTCATTTGTTATCTTTTTCACAAGAGAAACGCCTAAAGGCTTCTATTTCACATTCCGCTGTTTAAGACTCGGAATTGGTGTTTTCGGGTTTGGATCAATCAATTTGAATCTGAAATCTGACCCAAAAAAATAGTCGAGTTGGACTCAACTCGAGTTGCCCAAATCTTTTTATTGTATATGTGTCGATATTATAAATTTTCGTCacgtaatatttattttgtaaaatattgattttttaaacagttttttatttttttatagtaAGTATACTTTAAAttttatgcaagtagaacttcaaatttattaatttgttcATATATGATGATGGttgatcaaatatttattttgtagaATATTGATTGTGATGCtttaacattattattattattattattattattattgatccCATTAATATTTGCCATGTAATTTATATTTTGTGAAGCATTGGAATTTTCTAAACATTTAATAGTTAGACTACTTTTattcttaaatttaaatatttaaatagatgaaatataattatcatatattttaaacaatattttgttattatattttaaattaaaatatttattatgtgttttgatttttatttaattattttgttaaataataatattacatagtaaaaaatcatatatctggaaaattttaaaatattttcaaaaaaatcatgTGGGCCGGGTTAGTTTTGTTCGGGTTCAGTTCAAGTTTTCGGGTTCAGGCtgagaattttttaaaatatctatgcTTTAACCCGATACAAACACGTTCGATCCATCCAAATTGACACTCTCCAGTATTGAAACTTTCCCGGATTCATAGCCCAATGTTACTTACGTCCATGACCACGAGGCTTTTAGCCGATTTTCCCGGATTCATAGCCCAATGTTAGCCAATTCACCTTGCACATTTACTTTTTCTCAAACAATGTCAATAATCATCAATTATCTAAATTACGTTCATATTTGATCTCATTATAAATGAATCTACGCTGAAAGTAATGTATTAACCAAAAAAGTACATGTCGATAAAATATCTCATATCGGCTGGATAAAATCTCAGAAAGTTGTATATATGGATTTGGACAATCATCCCCCTCTTGAGCTAATTTTTTGTGTTGAGTTAGGTCTAAGtttcaatcttaacatggtatcagagtcCAGATTTCACCGTTATGTGTTCAACTGTCCATAGTTGAGTCACATGTTCTACTCATAGTTGTGTCATTTGTAATATTCACGCTTCAGATGTTCAGTCTTGGCCGTGAGAGGGAGTGTGTTATCTCACAACGTTTGGATAAAATCTCTGAATAATCTTCTCTTTGATCTAGCTTTTGATGTTAAGTTAAGTCCATGTTTCAATCTTAACAAAATTCAACGAAATGAtagaaataatttaaatattaaatccaATATCAACAAATATTTCAGGGAAAAGGAGTTTGCTACACCCCAATTTGAAATGAAAATTAGAAACTTTACCAACACACTCATCTAGACAGGAGCCATCAGATGTCGTAGTACACAGAATTActatagaaataaaaattaaagaatGCCAATGTTCTTACGTTTGGTTCTTTCTACCAAGAAACAAGACTTGGTGTTGCTCCGAGCTTGGGCCAATTCCAGATATCATATAAGcacaattgttatgaattagAATCAGGGCCAGCTGGTTTAGAGTTGAGAAGCGGCTGCAAAGCTTTGACGACAATCGTCATGTTCGGCCGGAAGTCGGCTTCGTATTGAACACAAAGTGCTGCTACAGCTGCCATCTGATAAAAAAACCACAAGGATAagaattcaaaaaatatttcaaataataaatCTGTTTCTGATGTATATATTACACTAGACTAAAACCTTTGCAATGGCCTTTGGTGGATAATCATTGTTTAGCTTGGGATCCACACATTGCTTCACTTTATCCTCACTAAGTCTTGGAGTAGCCTGAAGAAATTAGAATAATAAGTTGGAGTTATTATAAGATCAATTACCATCAAGATTGTAAGAGACAAATATCGTTTAACccgaaaagaaaagaaaagaaaagaaaaaagactTCACCCACCCATGTAACGAGACTTTGTTGTCCTTTAGGCATCGTATGGTCTACTGGTTTTCTCCCGGTCAGAAGTTCTAAGAGAACCACCCCAAAGCTATATACATCGCTTTTCTGAGTTATTTGTCCCGTCATAGCGTACCTTTAGCATCACAttaaatatctcaaaacttCAAGCAAAAATCACTCTTTTTGACTGGGGTTATTTAAAGATTTGGGACAGCAGAACAGCCTGAATTGATTACTCTTCCCATGAACATCATTTCTTGTTTATCAGTGGTATCTTATATAAAATCTTCGCAACTAGAATTTCTCTTATAAACAAAGTAGTTTTTTGACCTCTATTGTGCATATAAAAAGCATGTGCTTGGGTTATATGTGTACTAGTATTATATCAAGATTCGGTATTAACTTACTCTGGAGCATGGTAGCCAAACGTTCCGAGGACTCGAGTTGAATGCAGTCGAGCGGCTGTATCCGATGACTGGTTTGTCAAGCAAAAATCCGCAATCTTGGCTACAAAATCATCAAAAAGAAGCACATTGCTGGATCTAACATCACGGTGGACAATTGAAGGCTGGCATTTCTCATGCAAATATTCGATCCCCCTAGCTGCTCCATAAGCAATCTTCACTCTCTGATACCAGGTCAGAACAGGACCAGGTTCCGCCCCTTGCACCCCTTTCCGACCTGGAATGTAACAGAGCAACAATTAAATTTATTCTTCATTGAATTCAAGGATATGTATACTTCGACATACCATGTAAAACATCATGTAAAGAACCCATTGTGGCATATTCGTATGCCAAGATTCGGTTGTTTGCTTCAAGACAGTACCCAAGCAGCCCCACGAAATGTTCGTTCTTGAGCCTCGAAACCAAGGATAACTGGATGCAACATGTTATTTTAGGAAAAAAACTAACCATTATTACATCCAAGAGCAAAAGTAGGAAAAAAAAACTGAAGTGCTATGTTCAAATACCTGAGCTACAAAATCAGATTCAGGCTCGGGTGCTGAAGCGGTATCAAGCTTTTTGATTGCTGCTTGCTGCCCACTTCTTAACTTTGCGTAAAATACTCGACCATACGAGCCCTCACCAATCAGAGATTTTGTTCCAAAATTACCAGTCAATCTATTTAGTTCATCCAATGACAGTGCTGGTGTCTCAATTGGTAAAACCTTCTGAGGAGCTCCATTTCTTGCAGCAGAAGTTCTTGGCTCTCCTCTGTCGCTACCTTAAAAAATCGAACCAAAAACAACCTCTACATCGATCAACGATCCCAATTTCCAGAAGATAAGCattataaattttcaaataaaccATTTTACATGAATAAGATTGCCATTAATTCATCATGATATACAAAAGAGAAGAGATTAAGAGTATGTCAAAATGTATACCTCCAGTATTTGTGCCACCAGGATATGGATTTCCGGATTTAGGCGGGGCCGTGTATTGGTTCGCCGGAGGACCACTGAAACTTTCCTCTTCTGCACCTCCACAGCACAACATCCTTCGACCTTGGAAGGCACAGTCACACAATTTTAACCAAACCAAATACCAAAATCTATATCAAATCTTGCATCTTTCGAGAAATTTTTGCTGCAACAAGAAAATACACGAGATCATCATCAGATAATGTCCATGCagattgaaattaaaaaaatcgaAATTAAATAAACCCAGTGGACATGGATTTAACAGCGAACAACAACTTATAATCAATAgacttttttgaaaaaaaaaaactaaagcaaaaacaaacaaaaaaaatcattcaGAAAATTATACATGTAATTCGATTAAAACCCGAAATTCTATGATTGTTCAAGAAATATGAAAACGAAAAACTTACAAAATAAACCAAATTTAGACTTTCAAGAATGAAGAAATgtacatgtttttttttcctgAATCTATCGTGTGGGACAAATTAAAGGCGTAAGAAGCTTTGAATCCAATGCTGAGTTTCGCGGGAAAGTCGCATGCAGAAGTTTTTTTTACCACTAATAATAACACCCAACCTACTACCTACGTGCATGCCTTAATATTGCACGTCTAATAAATAAATGAATCCATTCAATAAAAAGTTCTATAAAATTGTTTATTCTTTCCACCACAATTCACAATTATTCTTTAATAAATaaccatgcatgaattactcATTTTCTTTTCT contains the following coding sequences:
- the LOC142506191 gene encoding F-box protein At3g58530; translation: MEVDKETATMEVWNRETVPTVMKIVCTRLPQRDLISLLLVSPWIHGNLISHPSLWQVLDFHEMDKAGDRLVAALSLSRYQNVKHIKLEFARDIEDKHLEIVKNVCRNSVGNLEVLNLNGCQKISDAGIDFITFNSPKLKDFSIYWNVRVSDLGIKNLMKNCKLVTNLNLSGCKNVSDESLKLIAKNYQGLLLLNITRCTKLTDGGLRTILLNCSSLQSLNLYALSSFTDVAYQKISLLIHLQFLDLCGAQNLSDEGLSCIANCKSLISLNLTWCVHITDQGVISIAQGCTFLEFLSLFGIVGVTDKSLEALSKCCSNTLTTLDVNGCIGIKRRSREELIHLFPKLKCFKVHS
- the LOC142504793 gene encoding putative protein kinase At2g41970 — translated: MLCCGGAEEESFSGPPANQYTAPPKSGNPYPGGTNTGGSDRGEPRTSAARNGAPQKVLPIETPALSLDELNRLTGNFGTKSLIGEGSYGRVFYAKLRSGQQAAIKKLDTASAPEPESDFVAQLSLVSRLKNEHFVGLLGYCLEANNRILAYEYATMGSLHDVLHGRKGVQGAEPGPVLTWYQRVKIAYGAARGIEYLHEKCQPSIVHRDVRSSNVLLFDDFVAKIADFCLTNQSSDTAARLHSTRVLGTFGYHAPEYAMTGQITQKSDVYSFGVVLLELLTGRKPVDHTMPKGQQSLVTWATPRLSEDKVKQCVDPKLNNDYPPKAIAKMAAVAALCVQYEADFRPNMTIVVKALQPLLNSKPAGPDSNS